The following proteins are co-located in the Choristoneura fumiferana chromosome 23, NRCan_CFum_1, whole genome shotgun sequence genome:
- the LOC141440773 gene encoding LOW QUALITY PROTEIN: 40-kDa huntingtin-associated protein-like (The sequence of the model RefSeq protein was modified relative to this genomic sequence to represent the inferred CDS: deleted 1 base in 1 codon) produces the protein MATDLNASFNEQFMNINTKLKKRFLRKPNVSEATNEFLALAIQCEYSEQPTFAGHSYIGAAKCEASVGNFLGEAEHLVAAGRQFMKAEKKLSSLKFCSPDRENLEAAIGCFIQALHKYPDNSSIRLSILTEVANHLVELNLKCEAVSYYEQALELVEESNMKIMFMRNYINLLIECDNCDTALEKANELIDSKPNLPEDILAEVQLSRVLLSLYVEPSDEVNTESLKQLLTDILNDVDSEAIPFNADLRLKLQSTIISCATNDTHSLVKVSSELKHHLSTRQTGLLESLLQAKREHLA, from the exons ATGGCCACAGACTTAAACGCCAGTTTCAACGAGCAGTTTATGAACATAAACaccaaattaaaaaa GCGGTTCTTAAGAAAACCAAATGTGTCTGAAGCTACCAACGAGTTTCTAGCTCTGGCTATACAGTGCGAGTATTCTGAGCAGCCAACTTTCGCTGGACATTCGTACATT GGGGCTGCTAAGTGTGAAGCCTCTGTTGGTAATTTCCTAGGAGAAGCAGAACATCTAGTGGCTGCAGGGAGACAGTTTATGAAGGCCGAGAAGAAACTGAGCTCTCTAAAGTTTTGTAGTCCTGACAGGGAGAATTTAGAG gCTGCAATAGGCTGTTTCATCCAAGCTTTGCACAAGTACCCAGACAACTCATCAATCCGCCTGTCCATACTGACAGAGGTAGCAAACCACCTAGTGGAGCTCAACCTCAAATGTGAAGCAGTGTCATATTATGAACAAGCACTTGAATTGGTAGAGGAGAGtaatatgaaaataatgttcATGAGGAACTACATTAATCTTCTCATTGAATGTG ATAATTGTGACACTGCCCTTGAGAAAGCCAATGAATTAATTGACTCCAAACCAAATCTGCCAGAAGACATTTTAGCTGA AGTGCAGCTCAGCAGAGTGCTGCTGTCGTTGTATGTGGAACCATCTGATGAAGTTAACACTGAGTCGTTGAAGCAACTGCTCACTGATATACTGAATGATGTTGACAGTGAAG CGATTCCATTCAACGCGGATTTACGTCTGAAACTCCAATCGACAATTATATCGTGCGCGACCAATGATACACACTCGCTCGTAAAG GTATCTTCAGAGTTGAAGCATCATCTTAGCACGCGCCAGACCGGTTTACTAGAGTCTCTTCTTCAAGCCAAGAGAGAACATTTAGCTTGA
- the LOC141441323 gene encoding general vesicular transport factor p115-like, with translation MDFLKSGLKTVLGAPEPGHTPSGAETVERLVDRVNNSTLLEDRRDACRALKAMSRKYRVDVGAHGMDTLKQVLELDRADNETINYALDTLNNVMFPTQFEEEEDNPHVPMNIGEQFTEMFIKDHHNIQLVLDLLDEFDFRVRLSAVQLLTSLLTNRPKDIQEIILVKPMGVSKMMDLLGDPREVIRNETLLLLIKLTRGNANIQKIVAFENAFDRLFEIVSTEGYSDGGIIVEDCLLLMLNLLKNNSSNINFFKEGSYIQKMLPMFNTPDEAEDYGWSPQKVSNVHCMLQIVRTLVSPSNAVQIISNCQKIMKNVGLLDALCNILMASGVPADILTETINTVGEVVRGEVNNQDFLGNVMAPSNPPRPAIVVLLMSMVNEKQPFSLRCAVLYCFQCFLYHNEMSQTSLVQTLLPSSSDVSSLTSGQLLCGGLFSSDVLSNWFAAVALMHALIDNPGQKELLLRVLLATNIGSAPVSLLHQCTVTLQQTTKLQPKVALLMLLSQWTSHCPAAVSAFLRVPGGVGYLVNQTCSNDHDENEYLLQGLSAFLLAICIHFNDDSVENYSKDSMKQLLLKRIGFETFSAKLSEVTKHELYNKAAKHPQLRVKMASEILIDYEFCKLFKVLESVVTQSLTVNQENGVQEQNSERASPDATLDQYKCLIRQQDARLQELMAQVEGLLQHNHQLQGALNDSIASNSHLKDENTLLKAQVSAAKSLPSQPNDRSKEYEARLNQLTLEVTRLDAELAAAREAERRAGHELDKTKKDQDDLLELLADQDMKINEYKTKLASLGHPVEDDAPTEPSLT, from the exons ATGGATTTTCTGAAGAGCGGCTTAAAAACCGTGCTGGGGGCTCCAGAACCCGGCCACACACCCTCTGGAGCAGAGACG GTGGAGCGTCTGGTGGACCGCGTGAACAACTCTACTCTGCTGGAGGACCGGCGGGATGCGTGCCGCGCGCTTAAAGCCATGTCGCGCAAGTACCGCGTCGACGTCGGCGCACACGGCATGGACACGCTCAAACAG GTTTTGGAGCTTGACAGAGCTGACAACGAGACAATCAACTATGCTCTCGACACCCTCAACAATGTCATGTTCCCCACACAGTTTGAGGAGGAAGAAGACAACCCTCACGTCCCCATGAACATCGGGGAGCAGTTCACAGAAATGTTCATCAAAGACCATCACAACATCCAACTAGTCTTAGATCTACTGGATGAATTCGATTTCAGAGTTCGGCTCTCCGCTGTCCAGTTACTTACGTCTCTACTGACTAACAGACCTAAAGATATACAAGAAATCATACTAGTAAAACCTATGGGTGTATCCAAAATGATGGACTTACTCGGTGACCCGAGAGAAGTAATCAGAAATGAGACTTTGTTGCTTCTCATTAAACTTACTCGTGGCAATGCTAATATACAAAAGATAGTAGCATTCGAAAACGCCTTTGATAGATTGTTCGAAATTGTATCCACAGAAGGTTACTCCGATGGTGGTATCATTGTAGAAGACTGTTTATTACTCATGTTGAATCTGTTGAAGAATAACAGCAGCAATATCAACTTTTTTAAAGAAGGCAGCTACATACAGAAGATGCTGCCTATGTTTAATACACCTGATGAAGCAGAAGACTATGGCTGGTCACCGCAGAAGGTTTCCAACGTGCATTGTATGTTACAGATAGTGAGAACATTAGTGTCTCCGAGCAATGCTGTACAAATTATATCTAATTGCCAAAAGATAATGAAGAACGTTGGGTTGTTGGATGCTCTGTGCAATATTTTAATGGCGAGTGGAGTGCCCGCGGATATTTTGACGGAGACTATTAATACTGTGGGGGAGGTGGTGAGGGGGGAAGTGAACAATCAGGACTTCTTGGGGAATGTGATGGCGCCGTCCAATCCGCCCCGGCCGGCTATCGTCGTGCTCCTCATGTCTATGGTCAATGAGAAACAACCGTTCTCTTTAAG ATGCGCGGTCCTGTACTGCTTCCAATGCTTCCTGTACCACAACGAGATGTCGCAGACGAGCCTGGTGCAGACGCTATTGCCGTCCTCCTCTGACGTCTCCAGCCTCACTAGCGGGCAGCTACTTTGCGGGG GCCTTTTCTCGTCCGACGTGCTCTCGAATTGGTTCGCGGCCGTAGCGCTGATGCATGCGTTAATTGACAACCCCGGCCAGAAGGAACTGTTGCTGCGAGTGTTGCTGGCGACTAACATCGGCAGCGCGCCCGTGTCGCTGCTGCACCAGTGTACGGTCACGCTGCAACAGACCACCAAGCTGCAGCCCAAG GTGGCTCTCCTGATGCTGCTGTCCCAGTGGACGAGCCACTGCCCGGCGGCCGTGAGCGCGTTCCTCCGCGTGCCAGGAGGCGTGGGCTACCTCGTCAACCAGACCTGTTCCAACGATCACGATGAAAACGAGTATCTCCTGCAAGGACTGTCGGCGTTCCTGCTCGCTATTTGTATACACTTCAATGATGACAGTGTCGAGAATTATTCCAAG GACTCTATGAAACAGCTGCTACTAAAGAGGATAGGCTTCGAGACTTTCAGCGCCAAGCTCAGCGAAGTGACCAAGCACGAGTTGTACAACAAGGCGGCCAAACATCCCCAGCTCAGGGTCAAGATGGCTTCCGAGATACTCATCGACTACGAGTTCTGCAAGCTGTTCAAAGTGCTCGAGA GCGTGGTCACCCAAAGCCTAACAGTGAACCAGGAGAACGGCGTTCAAGAACAGAACTCTGAGCGCGCGTCGCCCGACGCCACGCTGGACCAGTACAAATGCCTCATCCGGCAGCAGGACGCGCGGCTACAGGAACTGATGGCGCAGGTCGAGGGACTGCTGCAACACAACCACCAGCTGCAG ggcgCCTTGAACGACTCGATAGCATCGAATTCGCACCTTAAGGATGAGAACACTCTCCTGAAAGCGCAGGTCTCCGCCGCCAAGTCTCTGCCGAGCCAACCGAACGACAGAAGCAAAGAGTATGAAGCCAG GTTAAACCAGTTGACCCTGGAGGTGACCAGGCTGGACGCGGagctggcggcggcgcgggaGGCCGAGCGGCGCGCCGGACACGAACTGGACAAGACCAAGAAAGACCAGGACGACTTGCTGGAGCTGCTGGCTGATCAG